TCTTGTATAGAGAGTATTTCCATGGGAGTGCCAATAGCGGCGTGGCCAATGCATTCCGATCAGCCTAGAAATGCTTTGTTCATAACTGAAGGACTGAAAATCGGGATACCGGTGAGAGAATGGGAGCGAAGAAACGAAGTGGTCCCGGCAGAAACAGTTCAAAAAGTTGTGAGAACGTTAATGGCGTCTCCGGAGGGAGAGGAGATGAAACGGAAAGCTACAGCGCTCAAGGAAGCAGTAAAGTTGGCAGTGATGGAGGGTGGGGTAACTCACAAGGAAATGGAATCTTTTGTTGCGCACATCACtagatagattttttttttgtgatgtTCTTGCTAGTTTGGGTGTATTTAAACCTTTTGTCATGTATTGAACTAAGTCAAGTAtgtttttccctttttaaacTTGAGTAATTATTTAATGTTCTCAAATAcaatctcttttatttttagatttcaAATTAATGGTAGAATTATGTCTTCGTGGCTTATAGGTTACTAATACCACGAAACGTAGTTGTTGTTATCAATGTATGCCACTTATATTGCACCCTCTTGAAATGTGGCACTTCCTTAAACAGGTGGAATGCTTCATATACCGATCTACTTTTGAAGGGATGCAGAGAAATGATATAATTGTCTCTGTTTGATATATCACAAATTTGAAAtgtgaaattaattatttaataatgaaTATTATTTAGTTTCCTTGTTTAgttttagaattattttattttactattttaatataaataataaaataatttactctatataaaagaaagaaataaaataattttatgaggTATCCTattatgaaatatcttatttaTCCTGTCCCACCAACCAAACGACCCTCTTGTTCTGAATAGTTCTATGTTTTCCTCTCCTCTATTCTTCTACTAAAGGAAAATGTGCAAAATTTGTCTTGTACTATTTGAAATTACTTGAACATTGCTATCTCCGTTTTAATTTATCTGTTTAATTTTGACTtaatacaaaatttaagaaagtaaaaaataatttaaattttataattttaaactaaAATTATGTAGAATGTCCTAAAATAACTTTAATCTTATTatcataaatttgaaaaattaaaataaaataagtgccaaaaaaaagttgaaattatataaCTGACAATTTAGTCAATTTGGTCTTTTAAATCAAGTCGCAATGACATTCACATGTGCCTTCTAGTTTGGGACTAGTTACTTGATGTTTTAATTCTaatatgaaaaaacaaaaagaattgtaaaaaaaaaaagaaaacaccAGACCCTACTTTGTAAGATTTCACaaatatattgttgttattgtaacAAAAAGACAtttttctaaataaaattttaaaaaataagacgACCAAATTCAAAACGTAGGaggtattttttttgtttcaccTTAATGATTCATATCTTCTTATTACTCCCTCCGCCCAACAATATTTGTCCACCATTGACTTTGCACAATTCTTATgaaactataaatagaaggaTAATTGTACCATATTACCCTTtgaataaaacaaataaaatgtcTTAAAAAATGTAATAGAAAAGTGActactaattaataataaagataaattaagaactaaatgtaaattatctcttaatttcataaattgaacGAATATTACTGAAcgtctatttttaatatagtgtaGAAGTAAAATGGACAAGGAATagcaaaaggaaaaattacttgattaagtgttttttaaaaattaattactgattttaacaatattttttatttattaccatttatagcagtactatgataaatctatacttgtattaaaagtgaattatgcatacaatataaatgtattataagtgttttaaaatatatattatgtttctgtagtaagaaactaatataatgtattataagtctattaaagtatgtgataaatgtattatccatctataaaacttgaattatatatgttttataaatagttctctgcaatatgtattaaaactatattataaatgtattataagtgttcagtgaattttttttattgttatagatgataaatattttcttaatattatatatttatgtaagtttcccataGCAAAACGTATCAATTCGTCATAAGGTTTCAAAATTGACCAAAGCCTCAACTTCTTCTATGTAACACACATTGCTTAGCAATGATCAAATTAAACACTGAAAATGTGTGGGCTTTGTACTTCCACAATTGGCCCTTTTTGTCTTATTGGACACGGGATGGTGAAAGAACGAAGTAATCCTTAAAAATATAATCCTTCCGTTGCAATTTAACTATTctgttttgacttgacacaaaatttaagtaaagagtttttttgaattttgttatcttaaattaaagatatgtaaaatatatcaaaatgttatttaattttgtgTTCTTAAACATTCCATGTggaaatacaacaacaacaacccagtaaaatcccacaacgtggggtctggggaaggtagattgtacgcagaccttactcctaccaaggtaggacggctgtttccaagagaccctcggctcaataaaagcataaaaaagggTCAGATAAGATTAAGAAATTCAACGcgatatagaaaaataaataacgaaagcgGCATAGTTAAAGTAGAATAATCGAGGtacagaaaataataaataataacagaaatagcagaaatgagagcaTAAGAAATTGTAATGCGCTCATGCGCCTACGAATAGGGAAGATATCAAAATGTTATCTAATCTTGTGTTCTTAAACATTCCATGTggaaatgaaattaaaaaattgctAAAATAAAGGAGAcattctttattcttttttaaacggactaaaaaggaaagtagacacaaattaaaataaagagagcAATAAATTCATTGTTTTGAAAAATGCAAAACACAGTTTAATACATTATCTTTTgatgaatgaaaatgaaaacaTCTTCAGttttaaaatatgaaacacTTTACAACAACACACCCAATATAATCCCATAAGTGAGGTATAGGGAGATTGGGGTGTGTGTAGATCTTACCCTACTTTTGTAGGGTAGAAAAACTATTTTTGATAGACGCTCGCCCCGGCTCAAGAAAACCAAATATTTCTGTTTTACCTTGCtctatttcaaaatttaaatcaagAGACTATAATGTTCAGTAGCACTACGCTTGTAAGGAATAACTGGGGGAGGTGTTGCCAATGATTCGTAGTATAAGTAGTAGAAAGTTAGAAACAGGAGAATCAATACAAgtactccctctgtttcaatttatttatttgattttgatttgacatgaaaatttaaaaagtttttgAACCTTGCAgtcttaaatatgtcatgtgGAAAGTTGGAATTAAAGAATCgccaaaaaggaaaagatatatacttttttaaatgaactaaaaaggaaaataagacaaacacattgaaacggagggagtacaaCATAACTGCCTCTAAAAAGGTTATTAGTAACATTTTAACTAGAACTCCACTTGATACAATCACACAAGATATTGTATGATGCCCCTTTTCCGGCTGCCTTTTAACTCTTTAATTACTCTTCAAATAAAGGTTGGTAGAAGAGTTTAAATACCTCAATAACTTCTAGGTACCACATCGATTCTCGGTCAGGAAGTGGCGAAAGGTCAACAATTTTGTGTATCTGAAAAGGGAGAAGATGCTTAGGAATATCGTATAAGAAAATACAACCAAAACAAGACATCGAAAACCTAATACAGCAATGTATATTCACAGAGGGCTATGTTAATACACGATGATTTAAGAACGAAATATACTTGCCCTGCAGAGTTTCGAGTAATAATCCGCTAACAAACAATCTgttttcaaatctttcacaaggTTTAAAATCAGCAAGCAAGCACCGCTCAGCTAATAATTTTTTGATGGTAAGTCGATCGCTGTCTGCTCTTGCTTAGTGCAGAAAGGTGTGGAAGTACTACATTCTAATAATATTAAGGAGCCTGAAGGCTAATCTTCCACACACATTCTTTCATGTTGTATACACTTCTTTAGGCTGAGCAAGCAATCTTACTTCTTGGCAAATAGGTTAATTTGGTGATCTAGTTTGTAAACTGCACACATTCTACCTCAGTGAAGGAATGGGTACAGAAAAAATGGCCTCCTATCAGATTGCAGCATGAATGCTTCTTCAATACAAGCCACTGGACAGTTTGATTTGAATATTGACAGGTCAAAACAGCTGAATTGAAATGGTCTGAAAATGCTTTAGTTCCTGTTCTATCAATACTAATAAAGATGGCTATTGTTTCACCCAAGTGTAAGTTCATGTTTAATGCAAAAAAATGAATCTACAATTGATCTATACTGCTAGAAGACCAACAATCAATGAGCTCAGAATACCTTTACTCTCTTCCAAAATCACTCTAGTTACTACTTCAGTGcaatggatgtgtgggcatgcTAGGAGAaacagaattagaaatgagcATATCCAAAACAAGATGAGGGAAACGAGGTTGAGATGGTTCAGACATGTCAAGAGGAAACGCACAGATGCCCCAGTACGGAGGTTGGCTATGAATGGTTTcaggagaggtagaggtagaccgaagaagtattggggagagttTATTAAATATGACATGTCACAATTTCAGCTTATCAAAGACATGAATTTAGATAGGAGGATGTGGAGCACAGATTAGGGTAAAATGTTAGTAGGTAGCAGTACGTTGCCTTGTGATCCATTTGTATTTATAGTTTTAGTATTGCTATAGTAGTTTCTTGTCCTTCGATTTTTGTTACTATCTGTTGTCCCTCGATTATCATAGTTTATGTTTATTACTATCTGTTGTTTTTtgttattatatgttgtttcttGTAGTTCCATTACTTCTTTTTCTGGATTGCTTTGGACTATTTTTTCTTGAGACGATGGTCAATCAGAAACAACCTTTCTACCTCTAAGGtggggtaaggtctgtgtacactctaccctccatGGACCTCACTTTGTGGGACTACACTGGATAagttgttcttcttcttgttgTGCAGCGTCTGTCGTAACAAGAGTGGCAAATGAAAGATCGTTCAACAACAAAGACAATTGATTCTACCACTAAGTTTTCTGGTCAGCATCCTTCTTGTGCCATTTACAATATTTCAGGAGTGACAGCTAAACCATTCCATATAAAGTTGACCAATCTTGCCTGACGATAAAGGCATAGAGGATATAAAGGAGTTCAATATACCTTTCTCTCTTTCAAAATCACTTTAGTAATAACTGAGGGCAATGTTTACAGTTACAAGAGTAGGGTGGAATAGATGGTTCAACGACAAAGACAAACTTCCTACCACTATTTTCTCCAGACTTTCTCATCATTAATGAGTCTCTTATTCAATTGAAAAAGAACATGCGACTGCTGGAGTAAAAGTTACACATTTCTCGTTACCCCTCCCTCAAAAGCAACCCCCACATTTGCCTTTTTGTCTTTAGGGACTAGATTTACTTGTGCAGTTGTGCTTCACAACCATTGCTTTTATAGGTTCCTACCATGCTATGCAAGCAGCCTTAACTGCTTCGGTTGAGAATAAAAGTAAACCTTGATGTTGTACTAAActaataaaatttcaatattaAAAATCAGGATTAAGAATCCAGGGATTCAGGAGCATTACACCAAATGCAGAACTTCCTTTCATAGTAGATTGGAGATGAATTTAGAACATATGAAAAGATTTCACTGTTAGAAACAACATTGCTATTAACAGATTTAAGAATTTAATCAATTGATGCAGTCAATGACACAACACTCCGAATAAGCTCAAACCAAAATGTTCAACCACACAAAAGCAAGTTAACACAAGAAAAAACCTAATTTAACATGAATGAAGTGGGCAGTCACTTAGAGGGAAAGGCTTATCCTTTTTTACCTTAATTAAGGGGAGTCCGCCTTTCTGGACAAAATACACCCCAACAACCATAACGTACATTCCTGTTCAAAAATAAGGCAAGTACACAATTTATTggtagagaagaagaagaagaacaacaacaacaacaaacccagtataatcccacaataTGGGGATTGGTAGAGAAGAACTGTAAAAAAATACtagaaacataataataaaGGGATAATTAGATATGATCCCACGAGATTTAAACCTTATCATAGAGTTCCCCATGATTCTAAATATTACACAGACCTTCGACAGTTTATAAGTAGATTGACTAGCCGCTTATACATTAACTTAATCATATTAGATCAAGAATCTAATCCTTTCAACCACGCATTTGACTTTTCTCAAATAACTCCAAATTCACGAAAAATGAAACTCCAGAAGTAGAGTATAGCTAAAGTATCTACAAAATAATCAGGGAAAGACAAGCTTAAAATAGAGCAGGAAATCATTTGAAGGAGTTAAAAGCGACATGAAAAGATTAAATAGAGTTACCAATAGTTTTGttactaaaaattttaaaaaatcaaaccaCTACCAACAAATCTGTTCACTAGTGGATCCAATGATTTAACTTCTACAAACAAAATATGTCTAACACACAAAATTTGAAGGAAGGGGTTTGTTGTGTAATATTTGAACCCTCATGGGAGGTATGGGTAATTTCCCTTAACAATTACTGACCTTTCTCCCAAGAAAGTGTGAGGAAGTCGCCGAGAAGTTGGAGTTCAATGACCCCTGTGCCATCATCGAGGAGGAATCGGCCAGAGGGGTCAGTAGTCGGCGTTGAAACCAGAATACCCTGCAATTAAAATGGGATCTTTACACAACTAGTTGGCTAGAGCTTCCCAAATACTACTATCAAGAAAGAGGCTAAGATCACTTAATTAACTTCTAGCTCGTTAGATGTACATTTTTCCTTCTAGCTGGTCCTTCCTAGCCGGTATACATAGATTATACActtattacaacaacaacaacacaattTAGTTTTCCTTCCTAACCGGTATACATAGATTATACACTTATTACACCACCAAAAACAACACAATTTATTTTTCCTTCCAAGCCGGTATACATAGATtatacaattattattatttaataaccGTGGTGTATCGGGTCCATCTTGCACGCACTTTGACTAATTCCACAGACTACCTACAACCTACCACATGACTTTGTCCATCAATACTAACATGGATAGGAAGAAATCACTTAGTGTTTTTGACTCCGTTGCTGGAATTTGAACTCGATATCTCATAGTTCTCAACCCAGTTCATTGACCATTAGGCCATACCCTGGGTGCAATTATAgttattacaacaacaacatacccagtgtaatcccatgGAATACTTGTCACCTCCCCCCAACAACAAGTAGCACGTAACTTTGTCCACTAAGTCTAAGATTCATAAGAAGAAGTCACCTAGTAAACATGAGATTTCATGGTTCTCAACCCACTTCATCGACCACTAAGTCGCACCTGGGTGCAACAATACaattattacaacaacaacatagttTGTTTTTCCTTCCTAGCCAGTATAGATAGATTATTCACTTGATGGAACAACAACACACCCGGTCTAATCCCACAATTAAGTTTTGTGGAGGGTAAGATGTAAGCAAACCTCGTCAATAGACACTCGGCTCAAAAATTGGGCTCTGGGATGGTTTTCCATCTGTTTACAAACTTTTTGTTTGGTTTTATCTCCTTTTTACAAGTGATCTTCGTTTTTACTATCCGAAAAGTTCATTTTCTTCCATTCAAATGGTAAGCGGACAAGAGATCTCATTTCCTCAGTTGTTGAAGCACTGTTTAGATTAATTCTTCGGTAAAAATTGGGAAAACAAAGCAAATTAAACGGGGAATATGAGGAAGAATGATACCTGGAGCCAGACACGTTGAAAGAGAATGCCGGAAAGAGTGAAAGCGGGCTGTGATTGTTGAGTTGTGGTTGCTTTAGCGTTGTTTAGCTGTGAGCAAAACACTTTCAGTGCTGCCAGATTGTagtccatcttcttcttcttcccacAATGAAATGTGAAAATTCGCCGGGTTTTCTGTATTTTATACTCTTCCACTTTATGTGTTCATAGGGTTAATTTGGATGTGAATTTGAATGTagattattttttaagttaagtttttttttaaaaaaaaaaaagtaaaaggagaaatgctaatttttttatttatttatgtgtgcattttttttttttttgatataataGATAAACAGATATTTAAATTTGGTCAAATTTGAAACCCCTCTACATTTAAGAGTGCATATCTAGACACTTCAACTTGGTCCAATTAGCAATTAAACGCTCCAACTTGTCCTCTAATGTGTCTCATGGGCACATGATGCTGACgtgatacataaattttgagGTGTCTAAATGATTATTTCGTAAATTGGAGTATTTAATCGTCTCAGTAGATACAAGTTGAGATGTTTAGATTTAGATACTCAAAGTTGAAGTGTTTATTTAACGGCTGAGGTCAAATTTgagtatttatttaaatattatgccattttttttaattcacttATAACAGTATGCAAGTatactttttatatataattaattttgtaaATATGGTATGCTCCAATCTCCACCTTGATCAAAACATTAATTGAGACATAAGGAAAGAAAATCTGAGATTATGCTAATAACAATTGAAGTATCTTTGAATAATTGCATCAATATAAAAACTTTTACAAGTATAAACTAATACaactatatatatctatatatttcaTTAGCAACATCatataaccaaaataaaatacaaaaaagggaatgaaaaactaaacaagaattTATTATAACATAATGTGAGTCCAaccaacaatatttttttcaagacTTTGTTATTTGCCACTAAAGAAAGAAGGGCATAATGCATAGGAAAGACATCTTAATTTAGCCTTAATTTACAACCAAATACGTCAATTTTGAAAATGCTCATCTAAACATCTTAACTTGGTTTAAGTTGGCCTTATAAACACCTTAACTTGAAGAATACACATCTAGAATGCACCTCCTTAGAGGTGCCTAGATGTGCATTTTCAAAGTTAAGGTGTTAGAGAAACACACTTTAATCAAGTTAAAGTGTCTAAATGGTCACAATAAAAATTGGGTGTTCAATTGTCAGCGGAGGCCAAATTAAAATGTCTATCTCTGTATTGCCAAAGAAAAAAGATCAAGAGATGAGGGATATGCCACTGGCTAGCAAGtcatcagataagactttatTTGCAGCTTCTGTTGGGTGAAATCCATCCCAAAAAACATATTCAGATGCATTTGCACATGTCCCTGGAGAATTGGCATTGCACAATATGGATGTTTCTAGCAATCCTGTGCCACAACATGCCTTTCTTGCTTCAAAAAAACCTGCATAAGAAGTAAACATTGAACAAACAACGTATCTCGTGTAAtcctataaataaataaataagacataatatataaatatgtctcTTAACTTGGCTTTAGCTGATAACTATAATCTCTAATTTTACTAGTGCACAAGTaacactttaactatccaaaacttgaacaaatagacacattcatCCTACATGGCAGTTTTGTGTCCTACGTGGGGTCCCACGTGTATTATGCCACGTAAGACattgtgtctacttgttcagttttatacaagtttaagtgtctatttGGGCACACCTAAAGTTGGAGGGCATAAATGTCAGCtgaaatcaaattaaaagacatatttatgtattatgccaataattaaatatacaatttctaaatattgaattttCCGTTATTTAATTAAATCGTTTCTCTCCGTCACTTATAGttatattttgaagtattaccATTATCAGATGGGTGGGTGACAAGGTCAATGAGGGGTTGGTATATATCTAAGATAACAAGATTGAGACCAAAAAGCTTTTTTTGCAATTTGATTGATGTGTCATTGAGCTTGTTGTTGAATGAAATTGCTACTTTGTTCATCTTCTTGACACAAATGTTGTTGTCTTTGCCAAATATTGTAATGGATGCTGGTAAACATCCAAGTGGTGGTACTGTTGTCACTCCAATCTTTCTTGCTCCCAATCCATACAATTCCTATCAACCACAAGACACCAAAATTTAGTATTTAAACAAATAAACAATAACTAATAAAAATGGATTTATCTTATATACACTGACATTTTGTAAAGAATTTTGACAATTTGAATGTGTCTCAACATATTATAGCAAGTAACGTGTCTTATTGTCAAGTTATTaatacaacttttatggacaaTTACATGTTTTATCATTTAGACGACATGATAATGTAATTATCCTTTTACATCATCGGTGTGTATATAAGGTAAActcattaaaattaaatttaagttCTATATCTAACGATatgaatttatcatataatcatcCTTTTATATTATTGGTGTATATACAAGGTAAActcattaaaattgaatttaaGTTCTATATCTCacgatataattttttttacttaatcaGATTACTTAGAAAGTAATGGTAAGTATATTACTAAATAGCATTGATTGGTAACCTAGAGCAAATGGTATGTAACCTATTATAACATATTTACATTATTGTAATggtgttaaaaaaaattagcatattatcaatatatataacttaaatatttattaaaaataattcctATGAGTTATATACAGTTAGTATAAGAAATACTTACACCACCAAATAACGTTTACCCTTAGTAGCAAGTAAGTTATCGTAATTTCAAAATCACAAATCTCATATTTtaagaaatataattttatcCATAAATATCCTTTGAGTGACTAGCTTCGACTAATTACATAGACGGTGTGCATAACTTAAAATtcttaaaagatttttttgtttaacaacaacaacgacaatgACATATGCAGCGTAATCCTATTAATGAAGTCTGAGGAGGATGatgtgtatgcagaccttatccCTATTTTGTGAAAGAAAAGTGATTGTTTTTTATAGAtagataaaagaaagaaaaagaatatacCAATATGAATTTAGTGTAGGACTTGATGAGGATATCTGAGAATTGATCTGGAGTGTAAACTTCGTAAAGCAAAGGATTAATATAATAATTCTGAATAAAATCACTACTTCCAGCACTGATTAAGTGAATTGAACCATTGATTATTGCTGTAGAATTTACTTTTCCTGCAATTACCACCAATTTCTTCTGATATTCTTTGTAATATTCAAGCTGTTTGCTCAAAGGAATTGCATcctgagaaaagaaaaagaaaaaacagatTTTCTCTGTTCAATTGCATAAGATTTTGGAAACAGAATCAAtagaaaatttaataaataattaactatTATTTCTCGATTTCAATTTATGTTACACAATTTAACTAAACACATAATTATTACTCCCCCGtccctttttacttgtcaaattttgacttggcacacctattaagaaaataataattgggatagtgagtttaccattttaccccaattaattgatagagtttttaaacatatttattcactacatttttcaaagacattaactcaatgttaataaattgagggtataataggaagaaaaaaaattgtctcGGTTGATTTGacaaaattgacaagtaaaaagggaaatcaaatagaaaatatttgacaagtaaatagggacggagggagtattttttaagaataaaattttgagatttaaaaataaaataaaaaacatgtTATATCGTTTGTATGGTTATAAGATGTGTGAAACTTATGGTCTAAAACATTACATAACATTTGTATTACTACAAGAGTTTCTCATTGACGGTAAAATGAAAAATTTAAGTTAAAATCTTTCCCAATTTAGAAATGTATCAATCTTTTTAGatttgactaaaaagaaaatgttgtcatataaattgaaatagagaaaTCGGAGggagtatttttttcttttagtatGTTTTATCACTCAGTTTCTGATACCTGAGATCTCTGATtattttcaaaacttgaatcCGAAATAGGACTATTACTTACATATAGCTTAGCAGTAGTATCATAGTAACCAGATGAACCTGAGGCAAAATTGGCTCCAATCAATAGATTTTTGCCTTTGGCTTTCTTGCTAAGATAAACTGGTGGATATGAAGTAAACCCAAGATTCTCAGCTGCATTGTTCAACACAAggacaaatattattatttttttcattcgaTGTTTGGTATTTATATTGTGTGGcttgattaaatttgaattcgcATGTTACCAATTTAGTTTTGAAGGCAACAAAAAAATTTCATTCTCAAAACTTAAACCCGAAATCTTTGATTATATATACTATCTATTGTACAGAATTCATGGTAAATATGTCGCTAAATATCTTCTAGCTAACAAAAATTCCAGATAAGTTGTCCTTAATCCATTGCTCAATAAAATAACCCTTAAATTTTACTACTTAactataaaattcaaatttgtatttttatagtAATATCAATGGCTTCTTTATGGGCAAGAGGTTTGAATCTTTGATAATTCCCCcactttttgttattttaacaTTTAgtgtatcaaaaataaataagagaaacacaaaataaaacgagaattttttggaaaaaaaatatgtgtataatataaaataaataaaagaaaagagttGGTAAGGGGgcattagtttattttttttacattaataaaaaataagattacaataattattactataaaataatcaaaatactaagtGTAATATTTGTAAATCATAAGAAGATTAGTATTTACGAAACAAAACCTGAGAAGTC
This region of Solanum dulcamara chromosome 9, daSolDulc1.2, whole genome shotgun sequence genomic DNA includes:
- the LOC129904597 gene encoding uncharacterized protein LOC129904597 isoform X1, with the protein product MDYNLAALKVFCSQLNNAKATTTQQSQPAFTLSGILFQRVWLQGILVSTPTTDPSGRFLLDDGTGVIELQLLGDFLTLSWEKGMYVMVVGVYFVQKGGLPLIKIHKIVDLSPLPDRESMWYLEVIEKEKLYKPSSFRELPSPKLFCCLCDLCTAHQFDLS
- the LOC129902848 gene encoding GDSL esterase/lipase At5g22810, producing the protein MGISILLSINLFVLALDILINIVNGQPLVPALFIFGDSVVDAGNNNYLKTIVKANFPPYGRDFPKQIPTGRFCNGKLASDFTAENLGFTSYPPVYLSKKAKGKNLLIGANFASGSSGYYDTTAKLYDAIPLSKQLEYYKEYQKKLVVIAGKVNSTAIINGSIHLISAGSSDFIQNYYINPLLYEVYTPDQFSDILIKSYTKFILELYGLGARKIGVTTVPPLGCLPASITIFGKDNNICVKKMNKVAISFNNKLNDTSIKLQKKLFGLNLVILDIYQPLIDLVTHPSDNGFFEARKACCGTGLLETSILCNANSPGTCANASEYVFWDGFHPTEAANKVLSDDLLASGISLIS
- the LOC129904597 gene encoding uncharacterized protein LOC129904597 isoform X2; the encoded protein is MDYNLAALKVFCSQLNNAKATTTQQSQPAFTLSGILFQRVWLQGILVSTPTTDPSGRFLLDDGTGVIELQLLGDFLTLSWEKGMYVMVVGVYFVQKGGLPLIKIHKIVDLSPLPDRESMWYLEVIEVFKLFYQPLFEE